ATTATTTTTTGTTAAATGGTATACTGTATGTTAATGCAGAGTTTACACCGATGCAGGAAACAAACCATTGTATACAGATCTGGTGCCCTCTTTTGGGCAATACCAAAAGTATATCGAGTGGTACATACATAGGAACTAATGCTGCACAGTGTTACACATTTCTTCTGGTTTAGTAttcataaaatacaaatatgtattagGTCAGATTTAGATGCGAAGAAGTTTCTAGTCTGTGTGAAAATGTAGGGTGTACCATTATATTAaatcaataatacattcaatCTTTACACTTGAATGTCGTAACTAACATTGGCATTGTATTTCTTAACCTCTCTAGAAGACTGATTTTAGGTGTTGAGCGGTTCTTCCTCCTTATTGTGTGATGCCTCGTTCTTTCTTGGTAAAGCGAGGAGGGCTTCACTACCTTGTAAAAAAGACGGGGGCCTGGGACACACCCCTGGAGTTCTCCACACCAGGAAGTCCCGATGGTAGCACAGTGCCCATCGCTTTACTGCAGCAGCCTGCAGACAGCCACTCTAAAGGAAGTGACCTTCAGCCATTCAGTTCCATAACTTATGGTGGGTGAAATTTgacttaaaaagcacaataCTTGTTGGTAAGCAGCCTGTTTGGGATCCAGAATAAATATGTTTGTATTTAAATATTGTCGGACTATTGCGTAAGCCGTTATTAAATTAACTGAGTTTAACTTATTCTTTTCAATTTGACAAAAGTGCATCAATTCAAAGTTTCAGAATATCAGAATAAGAAGGTCAGTCCACttacctgtctgtctttgttcTCAGACCGTAGATCTGCTCAGTCCTGCAGTCCTTTTAGTCCTGTGGAGAAAGTCGAGTCTTGCCCTCACACACCAGCGGTCTGGTCCAGGCCTCATGTACGCTCAGGATATCCAGACAAACTGTCTGTGGGACTGGGATGTTTGACCCAGCATCCTCACATCCTGAGGGAGACCAGGAGCAGCGGGTGCTTGAAGATCAGTGTCGGGAGACAAGCGTGTCCAATCTGTAGCAAAGTaggacatccctctgtttcaTTTGAGACATTTAAAGTAGACCTAGCTTGTGTTAACTGATCGATTGATTTTGAACAGGACGTGGTTGAAAGTGATGAAGTTATACTGGCAGTGcaagaaaatacatttaagttaatTTGATATGTTTTTTACCTAACAGTAGTAAGTAGGACCAAGTCTTTCTATACAAATGCACAAGAAAAAAAAGACAGCACAAGGTCAAAGGTCATAACAACTTTTTCAAATTTGAACTGGTTTCCCACCTTCTACTCTCCTGAAGTCTCACTTTCGTTTAATTGTATTCATTTTCTCTTTGCAGATATTATCATGTCTGTCAAGTTTGAAGACTCACATATGCAAGAGTCATGGCAGCAGCTCATCAGCACACATCAAGTCCAGCAGGACAGATAGTGAGCGGTTAACATGCAGGGGCAAGGTCAGTAAATAATCGTACTACgtgaaacagaaaaaagagaatgtcgaaaagctgaacgcaaatctccaggttcactttgaaatctataaagagagacttggtctttataatttggaattgaaaaacgcacgacaatcgttcttctctgacatcattaccaaaaacaaaaacaacgcacgtgccttgtttgctaccgtcgacagtataactaaccccccagtgtcagtagcctctgaatttctatccaccagggcgtgcaatgattttgcctccttcttcactgacaaaattcagaaaatcagacaagcagttctgcctctgcatcaggaacagcaaatgtgttgtctttgtgtccaactaatatcaattcaaacaccatgacacaattccatcagattaatgataaaaacctagaggacattatacaacttctgaagtcctcctcctgctgccttgatattattccaacaggatttttcaaagatgttttgccttgcatggcctcagaactacttcatatagtaaacaaatctcttcactcaggtattttttcacaggccctgaaaactgcagtcattaaaccgctcttaaaaaagaataatctagatgcttcagtaatgaacaattacaggcccatatcaaacctcccatttctaggtaaaatcattgaaaaagttgtttttcaacagttgagtaatttcttgcatttaaataactgttttgatgtgttccagtcaggctttcgtccaaaccacagcactgagactgctcttgtaaaggtcttcaatgacatccacttaaacacagacagtggcagaacttcagtgttagtattattagatctcagtgctgcgtttgacactgttgaccacaacatattactataccgactggaaaactgggtgggactttcggaaacagttctaaattggtttgaatcctacttaaaggatagaaacaactttgtttctataggtaaatacacatctgagttgacaaatatgacatgtggggtacctcaaggctccatcttggggcctcttctctttaacgtctacatgctaccactggctcagataatgaagaacaagaaaataagttaccatagctatgcggatgacacacaaatgtacgtaacaatttcaccaggagactatgctccaattcaaacactgagtaagtgcattgaacaaatcaatgactggatgtgtcagaactttctccaattaaacaaagataaaactgaggtaatggtttttggagccaaggcagaacgtataaaagttagcgctgagcttcagtctgcaatgttcaaaacaacagataaagccagaaatctaggtgtagtcatggactctgacctgagtttcaacagtcacattaaaacagttactaaatcagccgactatcacctaaagaatatatctaggattaaaagactaatgtcacagcaggatttggaaaaacttgtccatgcttttatcttcagtagactcgactactgcaatggtgtcttcacaggtctcactaaaaaatctattagaaagctgcagctgattcagaacgccgctgctcgagtcctcactaacactaagaaagtggatcacatcactcatgttctgaagtctttacactggcttcctgtgtgtcaaagaatagatttcaaaatactgctgctggtttataaagcactgaatggtttaggcccaaaatacatttctgacctcctgctaaattatgaaccatccagatctctcaggtcttcagggactggtcaactttctgtccccagagtcagaactaaacatggagaagcagcgttcagttattatgctccaaatatctggaacaaactcccagaaacctgcaggtccgctgcaactctgactacttttaatcaagacttttctttttgtcgctgcttttaattgaactattcatatcttagactgcactgtaacttttatccatgtattttttcttttaatgtttattttattagcttttcttttaatgactgattttaaatgccattttcttaatgtctttaattttttgtaaagcactttgaattgccttgtgttgaaaagtgctatataaataaacttgccttgccttgccttgccttactatcTTCCACTAAAATAATCAAATTCATGCACATTTGGGGCCCATCACTCCTGAATCCTTAAACACAGTGCCTGTTGTTTCAGGAGAGGACGTTTGGCTGTACAGTGTGTGGGAAAGTGTTCAAGCGCTCCTCCACCCTCTCCACTCACCTCCTCATACATTCAGACATCCGGCCATACCCCTGCCAGTACTGCGGCAAAAGGTTCCACCAGAAGTCCGACATGAAGAAACACACCTTCATACACACCGGTGGGTTTGTGTCATGTCTTTATGTGTTTAATTGACTGAGATAACTAATATTGaatcattattattaatatttcatGTTCCATACATCACTTATATTAATTTCTAAGACTTAAATTAGCCCGAGAACCACCAGATGTCCACATAGCATTTTTTTTCTAGAATATCTCGCCAACATTAATGCTGTTGACCAAAAAGCAAGCATAGCACTCTTGCTTTATTTTTTATGATATAATCCCTCATAGATGTGTATACAAATTGTAATTTAGTTTAAACTTATCAATttaataattatttgtatttatttatgaagtcttgatgttttaaaaaaaaaaaaaaaaagattttcgtACTCAGTTTTTCATTCACGTAAAAAAACTGCTTTAGGATTTAAGGCCTTCCAAATGGCATGTATCATTGTTTTGTTTGACTTATATTATATTAAGAATACAGTTTTGTATGTGTGAGAAATTACATGTTTGGACAAACTAAATTAGTAAATAAatagtcatttaaaaaaaggaaatgtattaCTGCAAAAAGGAAAATGTGAACACCACTACTATACATGTATATGTGTAAATGCTATATGCTTGACAAAAGCTCTGAGCAGTGTCTCATGTATGAATATTTAAACATCCTATGtattgaaatgacttgctctGTTTGTGTGCCAGGTGAGAAGCCCCATGTGTGTCAGATATGTGGGAAGGCCTTCAGCCAGAGCTCCAACCTCATCACCCACAGCCGTAAACACAGGGACGAGCGGCCCTACCGCTGTCCTCGCTGCCTCTACGGCTTCCAGCACAAAGTGGACCTCCGGCAGCACCAGGAGCACCACTGCAACTACCGCTGACCCTGACCCATCCtcagccttttttttttacgaaaCCAGCGGCATCACATTCAGGACAGAAAACGTACAACTCTTTTCCAGAAAAAACAACTACTCTGAGTGTCTCTCATATTAAATACAGTGTTTACTTTTGAATTATGTTTATTTAGTTTTGACAAATAACACAGCAGGGTTTTCATTCATCATTTACTTAATTTTTTCTTGTGATGAACAGCTTTTAAAAAGGCTTTAATAGTCCCTTTTTTCTTTGTACCAATGAGCTCTGGCAACAACATCATTTGAGTAGTCTCCATGTGTTGTgtacagggccgccttaatgcacgggctgacctgggctgaagcctaggggcctacggagatcgggggcctatcatgagccaaacaaataaaaaataaaagttttttatttctgatgttTTTTGaaaattttaaataaacaaagtcttggctttcagaatatgaaacttttatttccaaaatcacacgataaatacatttttgaagcttgtaaatggaagaaaaatatcttccctccgtagtattttgatcatttgctccgctaatcaatcagatcgatggattccagagattactctgaaacagtcagtgggcaaaGGAGTtttgagacaagcagctattacaaaaaattccgaagcttacaggttattttaaacctgtaggccaggatgaggaggaaggacagatgagttcgatacgtcactcatctggaggagaggacaagGCGCGCGTatgagcagagtggagaagtgcgatcacagagcctgccgaggctataaatgactttgatttgttgtttaaatagggggcctacaaaacctgtcagccccagggcctgatggcaggttaaggcgggcttggTTGTGTAGTAATCCACAGCTTTATAGTTCTTGACTTTACCATCCCCTACATTGTAGGCTGCTATCCCTCCTGCGGAGAAATAAACACAAATAAGAACAAACGTAATTAAAAGTTTGAACAGAGTTGGTGCACTACGGTCTACTGATTCAGTAAAACAAACCTTTCAGCTGCTGCTCCCTGCTCCAGTTAggaaatttgttattattttaataaaatcAACCAATATTTCGGTGGCCTGGCTGAGGTGTTCCTCGCTGTCCCAATCACCCTCTGGATCGTGTGCACCTCCATCTGGATTAACATCAACCTATAGAAATGGGATAAAACACATGTTGTTATTTCAATGTAATGTGAGGCTCCACAAAGAGGAAGTGAGTAAAACAATAGAATTTAAAACAACCTGCATCAGTCCCCAGGCATTAAAGGCTCCTCTTTGTGTGTCCCAGTCTCCCCAGCCATCTGTCAGTGCTGCTCCAGCCCTGGACTCTCTGGAGATGATGGCAGCGATGAGAGCTGGATCAATGTTATGTTGTTTTGCCACTCTGTTGATTTTAGACCTGTACTTTTTCATTCTGTCTGCATCAGCCTGTGCCATGTCACGTGATACAGACCTTCCACCTAATAGATATCAAACCAAGAACAGGAATTTGGCCTTTTTGCAACAAACTTTCATCTATCATTGTCAAAATATTGAAGTAGTTGTACTGTAGATATCAAATCAGCTCCTGTGGTGTTTCTACACTGCAGAGTGTACCTTTGCTGTCGTTCCCATAATCCGCTCGAGCTGTTTCCCTTGAGGCACCATCTGTTTCAACTCTCATGATGTCGCCATTACCTCCAAATATGTAGCCTATTACTGCAGATTAGTTTTCATTAACACACCTAGAAAGCATGAGAAGCTCAGGAAAATGTACTGATAGAAAACAGACAACATGGAATCAAAAAGGATCTTGAGTAAaggtatgttttaaatgtgaatcTCAGCCTACACGTAGCACAGCAAAATATATAATGTATGTAGACTGTTATTTAATTAATAtagtatagcctactgctttggcactaacggttgataaccgtttatgaaaaaataaaaccaattgaacagtacaagttttataattgtcttgggctcctgctgtgtttttaaagcctttgtaaattatccatgctatttagCTAGGACTTGAAGGAACTCAACAGTTACATAACCAAATCATTTTTACAAACATGAGCCACTATTACATACAGTCTGTGTAGTCTGAAAAGATACAATCCTGTGAATCTAAGAAATTCTCACCCTTCACATATCAACAACTTGAacaaaaaaatcattttataaGCATTTACATATTGTGGCCATGAATTTTAAAGGGGTCCTGTGCCAAAGTTTAATCTTATGAGCTATATGTTTTAAAGGTTTGACTCTGGTGTCAAATATTCCTAACAAAACTTGTTTAATCAAGTTATCAGGCATTTGCATAAACAACATCTGAGGCCTGTTATTTCAAGTAAAAGCTATGAAACTTTAAAGAGGGAGATGTACACCTCGTCCCTTTTGTTTTAAAGCCCGGTATGTTTACTTTCATTTTCGTGTGGACTGTTCTCTCCATTTCTCTCCAGCAGATGGGGAGAATGGGCCTGGGTGGGTTTGCAAGTGAAAAAGGTAGAGAAAGATGAAACCAGCTGATTTACAATAAACTGCCCCCACTGACTGTAGCAGGGCAGAGCACTCGCATGTAGACAGATAAAACAGTAAATGTATAATGTTGCATGATTTGTGCAAATTCCACTATGTCCTTTTTCAATTGAATGAATGCTGATGTTTGCACATAAGTTTCCTATTTAGTCcttgctaaaaaaaaaaagtaataaactCCATGATACATCTTTTAAAGTCACTCTATTTCAGGACACTTCAAGTACATTTCACTAATTTCACAgcttatacaaaataaaaatcctTTCTTTTATCGTTGTGATGATGCACAAAAGTAAGTAAGCAACATTTCCATCAAGTAATAAATAGTAGGACAGTATTTTGCAGTTGTATACTGACTAAACTAAAAAATAGGTTACATGAGTAAAAGACAAAAGTTAAATGtgaattattttattaacgGTTCATACACTTGTACAGATACTACTACACAGCCAAGTTTGAAACAATCTTTTTGAGACTAATCTTTGTTCTCAATCATTCACTTTTTATTCAACAGTTATACTTATGGAAAATACCTCAATATGGATTTAAAAGAGGAATCACCCTGTTTTATAATGCAATCATTAAAAACATGGTTCATTGTGTTCATTTGGGTAAGGGTGTGAATAACAACAGTGTTTCATTGATATGATCTTAAGGAGCTTCAGGGATTAAAAGCCACCGTCGGTCTTGTACCACTGAGCTCTGGCAATGACCCAATTGGAGAAGTCGCCATTCGGGGTTTTGGAGTCGACCGTTTCATAAGAGTGGATGCTCCCATCTCCTGCACTGTAGGCCGCTATCCCTCCTGCAGAGACAAAATACAAATGACACCAAAGGAAAATATAAAGAGGGATGGTAGTTTGTCAGAAAGtcctgtttttttaaatatttttgattGAAGACGCATAGAAAAGACATTTGTTACATTGATAGGAACCACAGTTACAAATGTTCAACAGTTCAAAGCTACAAGTGTCAGGGTGCatggaaaaggtaggacccaaatgcagaatttaacaaaaagcgagctttattaaataataaaagccGTGTCaaaaaggcagtatccaaaatatccaaaaaacaggggggctctcagggggccgggctcgagggcgaagaccagacagctccggaggccgggcagaacccggtgtcggccgagcaggaaccggagccagtgggacaggcttcggcaggatcccccacagaagaggaccaggagttggcaggacccccgacgagacaggtgatggtgggacctccaacggaacaggacaaggggttggcaggacccccggcagaagagttgtcagcgggacccccagaggaacaggacatagggttggcaggacccccggcaggagagtagtcggcgggacctcagacggcacaggacatagggttggcaggaccccctgcagaagagtagtcggcgggacccccaacgggacagaacatagggttggcaggacccccgtcaggagagtagtcggcggggcctccaacggcacaggacataggtttggcaggacccccggcagaagagtagtcggcgggacccccaacgggacagaacatagggttggcaggacccccgtcaggagagtagtcggcggggcccccaacgggacaggacatggagttggcaggacccccagtggGACCCccagcgggacctccaacggcacttgagtaggggctcgagagggaactcgagaggaaactggagagttgacttgagaggggactcaagagggaactcgagaggtaactcgagaggggacttgagagagaactcgagaggtgatttgagagggaactcgagaggggactcgagaggggactcgagaggggacctgaggggaaactcgagaggggacccgagagggaactcgagaggagacctgaggggaaacttgagaggggactcgggtaggaacttgagaggtgacttgagaggggactcgagaagagactcgagaggggaaccgagagggaactcgagaggagacttgagaggggactcgagaggtgacttgaaaggtgacttgagagggatctcgagagggaacttgagcggAGActggagaaggaacttgagagggaccatggctgctgggcccgGTACTGGGGCCCGAACCATGGTTGCTGGGTCCGGGACTGGgggtggaaccatggctgctggggccgggactgggtctgggaccatggctgctggggccagaacttgggccgggaccatggctcttggggctcgggctgctagcctggccttgcgactccttcttttaggagccgtttggaggcttcgtggacctccaaaagccagacgagttccagagaacggctcctggacaggagcaggacatGGGGAAGAAGCAGGGGTTGACTCCGGACGGAACACACCGAGACGtttgtagtcagcaggctggaaatcacacacccagaggaagttcaaaatccagccaggtaaacATTTCACCAAGCCTGGTTTCTCCAtagccaaccggtgcgcctctaccagagcggcccccttctgcagaacactggacgctcccttccaccaatcaaAGCAGCAAGCCAGATAAATGGTAAAATGCTGTAATTACCTcaaatggatcatctgctgggtccatttgtgGTCGGTCCATTCTGTCAGGGTGCatggaaaaggtaggacccaaatgcagaatttaacaaaaagcgagctttattaaataataaaagctgtgtcaaaaaggcagtatccaaaatatccaaaaaacaaacgagcagcacaaggaacacggACCGTGGAAACATGGAGTGAAAACAAtggaccgacatggaacacaggggaagaccagactaaatacacagaagggtaatcactggacaagacacagctgtgcagggcaggggagggagaaacacaagggcaacaggtgaacacaatgagacaatcagacacaccagggatactaacgacagggaggaggaccagacaaAAACACAAGGAGGATGACAAAACACCAAATGAACAGACTTACaaaacccataaccagacagacAACACAAAAACCGTGACATAAACCTAGGAGTGTGACAACAAGTGTTCAGCTTAGTCTCTATTGTACATCAATTGACAAGTCATACATAGTTGATCTTCACTTTAAACCACAAATATAACCAAAACAGACCATGTAGCCAAAATGTAAGAGAGTGTTGTACAGACTAACAGGacaaaactaaaataaacaataaataaataaatgagaaaGTCCTGTTTGACCTTTCAGCTGCTGCTCCTTGCTCCAGTCAGGATGTGCATGCTTGATTCGTAACAGGAAATCAATCAGGATGTTGGTTCCTTTGCAGATGTGCTCCTCCGCGATTGTAACGTTAACATTAGAGACTTTTAGGGAGGGATTCATTAAAGCAGTTTTGTTATTACCTGCATCAGCCCAAAGGTGTTAGTGCAGCCCCATCCTTTATTCAGGGTCTTTCCTGCCCTGGATTGTCGAGAGATGATGGCAGCAATCAGCGCTGGAT
Above is a window of Pseudochaenichthys georgianus chromosome 1, fPseGeo1.2, whole genome shotgun sequence DNA encoding:
- the LOC117446826 gene encoding zinc finger protein Gfi-1b-like translates to MPRSFLVKRGGLHYLVKKTGAWDTPLEFSTPGSPDGSTVPIALLQQPADSHSKGSDLQPFSSITYDRRSAQSCSPFSPVEKVESCPHTPAVWSRPHVRSGYPDKLSVGLGCLTQHPHILRETRSSGCLKISVGRQACPICSKILSCLSSLKTHICKSHGSSSSAHIKSSRTDSERLTCRGKERTFGCTVCGKVFKRSSTLSTHLLIHSDIRPYPCQYCGKRFHQKSDMKKHTFIHTGEKPHVCQICGKAFSQSSNLITHSRKHRDERPYRCPRCLYGFQHKVDLRQHQEHHCNYR